Genomic segment of Paenibacillus sp. FSL R5-0912:
CGCCGCCTCCGTGAAGGACAATATTGTTCTGTTCAAAGACGGCTACACAGACGCAGATGTGCAGCATGCCGCAGCGCTCAGCCAAATTGCCGGAAGTATCGAGGCGTTCCCGGAGGGCTATGATACTCTGCTGGGTGAACGCGGTGTGAACCTGTCCGGCGGACAGAAGCAGCGGCTCGCAATCGCGCGGGCACTGATCCGGAAACCGGCCATCCTGATTCTGGACGATGCGCTGTCAGCGGTGGATGCGGTAACGGAAGGACAGATTCTGAACAGCCTGCGGCAGACCCGCAAGGGGAAGAGTAATATCCTGATCTCTCACCGGGTATCGGGCATCATGGAAGCCGACGAGATCATCGTGCTGGATAAAGGTCGTATTGCCGAACGGGGCACCCACGAGTTGCTGCTGAAGAAAGGAGGCATGTATTATGACATCTATACCGAACAGCTTGAAGAAGGAGAGGTCTGCTAGACGGGACAAATCCGAAGCTGGTGCAGTGAGGCTGCTGCTGCGGTTATCTGCCCCTTACAAGTTCCAGCTCCTGCTTGCCTGTCTGTGCGTGGTGATTGTAAATGGCGCTTTTCTAATCCAGCCGCTGATTCTGCAGCGCGTGATCGACCACTTCCTGATCGGAGGCGCCGCTCAGAGCGGACTGAATTCGATTGGAGGCTTAGCCCTGCTGTATGTGACCGTAGCTGCGGCTGGCGGGATCTTCTCGTATCTTCAGGCGCTGATTGCCGGCAAAGCGGGACAGAGCCTGATCCATGAGCTGCGGGTCAGAGTGTTCTCCATCATTGAACGGCTCCCCCTACCTTATCTGGACCGGACCTCCTCCGGGCGGCTGATTACCCGGGCCACCAACGATACAGCTGAGATCAGCGAGCTATACACGGATGTGGTCATCTCGCTGGTCAAGGATGTGCTGCTGCTGCTGGGGATCATCTACGCCATGCTGCTGCTCAGCCCGTCCTTAACGCTGGTTTCTTTTACCGTCATTCCGGTGATGACCTTCCTGGTCCTCTTCATTAAGAACCGGATCAAAAAGAACTTCTTCCATATGAAGCACTATATCGGACAGATTAACGGTTTCTTTGCCGAGAGCCTCTCCGGGATGCGGGTCATTCAGAGCTTCCGCGCCGAGAAGGAAAAAGAGGATCAATTCCTGAAGCTGAACGGGGAGTATTTCAGAACCACCCTGATACAGGTGCGCCTCAACAGTGTGCTGAAGCCGGCTTCGGACATGTTCCAGAGTCTTGCCGTAGCCATCCTGGTATGGTACAGCATCAGCCGGATCTCCGGCGGCACCCTGCAAATCGGTGTACTGTTTGCGTTCACGACCTATATTAAGCAGTTCTTCAATCCGATCTCGGATCTGGCTGACAAATACACCTCTATACAATCTGCGCTCGTATCCACGGAACGTATCTTTGAGCTGATCCGGGAGGAGGACCGCCTGGAGCAGCCGGATAGCGGCTTGCCGATGGAACGCCTGCACGGAACCGTTGAGTTCCGCCATGTCTGGTTCGCCTATAACGACGCCGACTGGGTGCTGAGAGATGTAAGCTTCGTGATCGGTAAAGGACAGACCGCCGCCTTCATCGGGGAGACCGGGGCGGGCAAAACGACCATAATCAGTCTGATCAACGGCTTCTACCGCGTGCAGAAAGGCGAGATTCTGATCGACGGTGTCAATGTGAACGATATCCGGCTGGATGATCTGCGGCGGAATATTTCCGTTGTGCTCCAGGATGTCTTCCTGTTCTCAGGCACGATCCGTGACAATATCACCCTCGGTGACGATATTGCCGAGGAGAACGTCCTCGAGGCCCTGCAGGCCTCCTGCGCTGAAGAGTTCGTGCTGGGCTCTCCCGGAGGCATCGAGGGGCCTGTTACCGAGCGGGGTGGCACCCTGTCCGCTGGCCAGCGCCAGCTCATCTCCTTCGCCCGGGCCATCGCCCATGATCCGGCGATCTTCGTGCTGGATGAAGCCACAGCCAACATCGATACACATACAGAGAAGCTGATTCAGAAAGCGATCGACAATGTGGCCAGCGGCAGAACGACACTGATCATCGCCCACCGGCTGTCGACGATTGCCGGAGCCGATCTCATCATCGCAATGAAGGAAGGCCGAATCGCCGAATCCGGCCATCCGCGCGAGCTGCGGCAGCGGGGCGGCTATTATGCCGAGCTGCTGGAGGAGAGCCGAAATCATATTATGAGTTCGTGAGACATTCGTAACCTTCGGAGTCTGCTAATTGCACTTTCTGCAATAGAATCCGCAATTTGCTAAGCTAGATCTCATTCTGCTGTATTTCGTACAACTGAATTCTGGAATTCTGTCCAGGAGCCCCTCATTTACTGAATTCTTATGTACAAAATGCTACAGATTCGATTTTCCTGCGGATTCCGGGTTCATCTAATGTATGAAGTGCAACAGAATCAGAATCCAGCCTTGTCCGAACTCCATTAGCCAACATCAGCATTTGAAAAACTCCACGCCACCAGTCCCCCGGGCGGCTTACCGCCCGGGGGACTGGTCTGCCCACTTGTCCGCTGCCGGGGCAGCCAAAAATCAGCGGCTGTCACGGGCAGCTCCCCCTCCTTCAGGTACAATTTCCGCCGGATACAGGCGCAACAAAATACTTAAAAAAAATACTAATAAATTATAAGAGAATAGAATGCAGGCGGGGCTTGGTTTTATCCCTTTTTAACCAGCTAATCAGGGGGTTAGAAGGACCTGTGGGTCTATTGACTTTTCAATATATGGTAGTAAAATGATTAAACGTTACTAAATATAGTGTATATAATAGAAAAGCCAATAAATCTAGTGAAATGGCCCATCATCATTTGTCAAGTAGAAAGAGCTAATGTTATAGGAGGTTAGGGACCATGTTGATTGCTTACGATTCCAAGACCGGCAACGTTAGAAGGTTCATCAATAAGCTGAAGCTTCCCGCTGTTCAAATCGAAGAGCATATGACGATCGACGAGCCTTACGTGCTTGTTACATACACCACGGGATTTGGACAGATTCCAGAGAAGGTATCCTCATTCTTAGAGAAGAACCATTCCAGGCTCAAAGGCATCGCCGCGAGCGGCAACAAAAACTGGGGTGAGCTATATGCGCATAGCGCAGATTTAATTGCACAGCGTTACAACGTACCGGTGGTCGGCAAGTTTGAGTTGTCGGGAACATTTGGTGATGTACAGCGCATAAAACAGGAGGTGGACCGGGTTGCGGCATATTGAACTGAACAACATGTTGATGAAGAGAGACGAAAGCGGCTTTTTCCAATTGGATAAGGACCAGGAGGCAGTAGCCGAGTTCATGCGGGATGTGGAGCGGCGCAGCCTGACTTTTAAGGATACGAAATCCAAAGTGGATTATATGATTGCCAATGATTACTACGAGGACCTGTATGACCGTTATTCCGCAGCTGAGATGGAGGACGTCTACCGGATTGCCCACGAATATAACTTCCAGTTCCCTTCCTATATGGCGGCTTCCAAGTTCTACACAGACTATGCCGTCAAAAGCAATGACCGTAAGCAATACCTTGAGCATTACCCGGACCGCGTAGCTGTAGTGGCCCTGCATCTGGGACGCGGCAACGTGGAGACGGCCCGCACGCTGGTCCGCTCGATGATGGAGCAGCGCCTGCAGCCGGCTACGCCGACCTTCCTCAATGCCGGCAAGAGCCGCCGCGGTGAGATGGTCTCCTGCTTCCTGCTGGAGATGGACGACTCACTCAATTCGATCAACTATGTACTGAACACCTGCATGCAGCTGTCGAAGATCGGCGGCGGTGTGGCCGTCAATCTGTCCAAGCTGCGCTCGCGCGGCGAGACGATTAAGGGCGTAGAGGATGCGGCCAAAGGCATCATGCCTGTCCTGAAGCTCATGGAAGACGGCTTCTCCTACGCGGACCAGATGGGTCAGCGCAAGGGTTCGGGCGCGGCTTATTATAATATTTTTGGCTGGGACGTACTAGAATTCCTGGACAGCAAGAAGATCAACGCCGACGAACGGACACGCCTGAAGACGTTGTCCATCGGCCTGATCGTGCCTAACCGCTTCTACAAGCTGGCGCAGGATAATCAGCCGCTGCATGTATTCGCTCCTTATACTGTATTCCAGGCATATGGAACGCATCTGGATGACATGGATCTGGACGTGATGTACGATACCTTGCTAGCAGATTCACGCGTGAAGAAGAAGGTTGCCATGAGCGCACGCGACATGCTGACCAAAATTGCCATGATCCAGCTCGAATCGGGCTATCCATATATTATGAACAAGAGCAATGCCAATAACGCCCATGCCCTGCGTAATGTGGGTCAGATCAAAATGTCGAACCTGTGCACCGAGATTTTCCAATTGCAGGAGACTTCCGAGATTAACAACTACGGAGAGCAGGACGCGATCCGCCGTGATATCAGCTGCAACCTGGCTTCCCTCAACATTGTGAATGTGATGGAGCACGGCAAGATCCGTGAATCCGTTCATGAAGGCATGCTCGCACTTACTGCAGTCAGCGATATGACTACGGTATCTAATGCTCCTGGCGTGGCTAAAGCGAACAAAGAGATGCACTCCGTCGGCCTGGGTGTGATGAATCTGCACGGTTACTTTGCCAAGAACAAGATTGCTTATGAGAGTGAGCAGGCCCGCGATTTCGCGCGCACCTTCTTCATGACGATGAACTTCCATTCGATTGAAAAGAGTATGCAGATCGCTGCTGAGACGGGTGAGACCTTCCACGGCTTCGCAGCATCCGATTATGCGTCCGGCGTGTATTTCGACCGCTACCTGACCACAGACTACCGTCCGGTTACTGCAAGAGCGCAGGAGCTGTTCCAGGGCATCTACATTCCTACAACCGAGGACTGGAAGCAGCTGCGTGATGACGTTATGAAGAACGGCCTGTACCATGCCTACCGTCTGGCGATTGCACCGACTGCGAGTATCTCTTATATCCAGAATGCCACGTCCAGCGTCATGCCGATTGTAGAACAGATCGAGACCCGCACTTATGCCAACTCGACGACCTACTATCCGATGCCTTACCTGCGTCCGGACAATGTGTTCTTCTATAAATCCGCGTACCAGATGGACCAGTTCAAGGTGATTGACCTGATTGCGGAAATTCAGCCTCATATCGACCAGGGTATCTCAACGGTCCTGCATGTGAACAGTGATGTAACGACCCGCGAGCTGGCTCGCTCTTACCTGTATGCGGCACACAAAGGGCTGAAATCCCTGTACTACACCCGGACCAATAAACTGTCTGTCGAGGAATGCCTGTCCTGCTCCATCTAAGAGCGAGCGCAGGTACAGAAAGGGAGAATATACGAATGAGTGCTATCAAAGCCGTGAACTGGAACCGTCCGGACGACGACTACTCGCTGATGTTCTGGAATCAGAATATTATGCAGTTCTGGACCGACGACGAAATTCCATTATCCGATGACAAAATGTCCTGGCTCACGCTGAGTGAGATCGAAAAGGACTCCTTTATGAAGGTGCTGGGCGGACTGACCCTGCTCGATACCATTCAGGGCGGCGTAGGCATGCCGCAGATTATGGAGCATGTGGACGGCTTGCAGCGCAAGGCGGTCCTCGGCTTCATGGGGATGATGGAGCAGATCCATGCCAAGTCTTACAGCAGTATTTTTACGACACTGGCTTCTACTGAGGAGATTGACGGCATCTTCCGCTGGGTGGAGGACAATACGTTCCTGCAATTCAAGGCAGAGACCATCTCTGAATATTACAAGAAGATTGAGTCGCCCAAAGACCTCTATCTCGCGATGGCTGCCTCTGTTCTACTGGAGAGCTACCTGTTCTACAGCGGCTTCTTCTACCCGCTCTATCTGGCCGGCCAAGGCAAAATGACCTGCAGCGGCGAGATCATCGACCTGATCCTGCGCGATGAGAGCATCCACGGCGTCTATGTCGGCGTACTCGCCCAGGAGATCTTCGAGGAGCTGTCCGAAGACGATCAGCGTGATGTCTATCAGACTATGGTCGGACTGCTGCGTCTGCTGCATGCCAACGAGGAGCAGTATACCGAGCAAATCTACGCACAGATCGGGCTTGTAGATGAAGTGAAGGCCTTCCTGCGCTACAACGCCAACAAGGCGATGATGAACCTGGGGCTGGACCCGCTGTTCGAAGAGGAAGAGATCAACCCGATCGTCCAGAACGGCATCAGCACCCACACCAAGCAGCATGACTTCTTCTCCAAAAAAGGCAACGGCTACGTCCGCGCGATGAACGTGGAGCCTTTGCGGGATGAGGATTTCCGGTTTTAAATAGATCGAACTTGTAATTTTTCTATCCTAGGATAGTCATGGCTACAGAGAATGTTTGGACTTCCGGCCGCTGCCCGTCCCCAGATTTCTTGATTAATACCGCTGCCCGCGGTGGAAATCCAAACCGAGCATATGCTTCCGATGCGAGCTTTCAGGCGGACGCTACCGCTCCTACAGTTCCAAACTTCTCTTTCGCCATTCATCCCTTATTTTTTTATTTTAAAAGTTCAATCTATTATGTTGTATGTAAGAAAAGCACCCGTCAGCAGAGACAAGCTGTCGGGTGCTTTTTTTTGAGACTAAATCCATGCAGGAACGTACCAGTAGAAGTGAATTTGATTTTGTCGAAAAGGAGTGTGCCGGTGTGGCCTTGCATGTTCAGGAGTATGGAGATCAAAGCGCATCTTATCTGATGGTATTCTTACACGGTGGCGGAGTGAGCGGCTGGATGTGGGATAGACAAGTGGAATATTTCGCCCATTATCATTGCATGGTTCCAGACTTGCCCGGACACGGGTTAAGTAATGATGACGTTATATTTTCAATTCAAAGCAGTGCAGAACAATTAAACCAAATAATCGGAGAACAAGCAGGCGGAAAGAAAGTCGTCCTGATCGGATTCTCTTTAGGTGCACAGGTTGCTGTCCAGATGGTTAGCCTGAGACCTGAGCTCATTGATTTTGCCATAATAAACAGTGCTCTGGTCAGACCCATGTCGTATGCTAAAAAGTGGATTCGACCGGCAGTCAGACTAACCTTCCCTTTAATTAAACAGAGATGGTTCTCCAGGCTTCAGGCTAAGACACTATATCTAGGCGATGAATACTTTGAACGATATTATGCCGAGAGCTGCCGGATACAGCCTGTCGCCTTGATCGCAGTGCTGGAAGAGAATATGACGTTCACTATTCCATCCGGTTTCAGTGAGGCCACAGGCAAGATACTGGTTACAGTAGGTGAGAAAGAAAAAGCTGTGATGAAGCAATCCGCTAAGGATCTTGTTGCTGCGAGCTCCAATTGTAATGGCGTGATCATCCCTGGCCTTGGACATGGGGTCTCTCTGGCGATGCCTGACTTCTTTAATCAAATGGTCGACATGTGGGTGCATAAAGGTGACGTACCCAAGGAATGTAAAAGGGTTTGATGTATTTGTTTTGTTCATCGTAAATAGTTTATTCCGTATCCTTCATATTAAGCTTATGTCTCATTATTATCGCTTCCTTACCCACTCTGAGCTGAATCTCCCCCTGCTGATCGGTCCGGTATACCTCTGTATTTGCGTCCTCCAGCCGGGCTAGTACATCGCCATTCGGATGCCCGTACAGGTTGTTCACCCCTGCTGAGATTACAGCCGCTGCCGGATTCCAGAAGGAGAGCCAGTCCGCACTGGTGGCGGTTTTGCTGCCGTGGTGGGCGACCTTGAGGATGTCGGTGGGCTTACCTGACTGTATTCCAGCCTGCTGTGCGGATTGCAATATCGCTTCCTCCGCCGCCTGGTCCATATCGCCTGTGAAAAGAAAGCTGCGGCCGTTCATCTCCAGCCGGAACACGACCGATTCGTGGTTCTGATCCTCTACCTCGTTTAGCAGAGTCTGCCCGTCCGCAGGCGGCTCCGGCCAGAGAAAATGCAGCTGCGCCGCCTCATCCGGAGTCAGGACCATGCCCTGCTGTACCGGATACAGCCGGACTCCTGCGGCAAGCGCTGTAGTCATCAGCTTAGTGTATGGTTCCGTATCCGCCAGCGAGCCGTTGAACAGCAGCGCCGACACCGGCATTCCCTCCAGCACCGCCTGCAGCCCTCCGGCATGATCCTGATCGCCATGTGTCAGGATCACCGCATCCAGCCGGTGGATGCCCCGCTGCTTCAGCAGCGGCAGCAGCGTCTTGGCCCCGACCTCGAACGGACTGCGGCGGATTCGCCAGGCCTCCTTCTTTCCGAAACTCACCGTTCCGCCGCCGTCCACCAGAATATGGGCTCCGCCCGGCGTGGTAATCAGGATGCTGTCTCCCTGCCCCACATCCAGGTAGCTGATCGCTCCCGTCCTGTTCAGGTCCTCCGCATTGTAGCCTCTGTACAGCAGAAGCGCCAGACTGGCAGCGCACAGCACAGCGGCAAGGCTGCTCCAGCGCGTAACGTCTGAATGCGGAAATGCCTGGAGGGCCAGCGCGGCTCTTCTGCTGTTCGCAGCTGCCGCTGGGACCGCCTTGTTGCTGCTGGTATTGCCGGCCTTACCGCGGCTGTTTCCCGGCAGCTCCAGCTCGGCCAGCGGCCGGGTCTCATCCTCCATATACTGGGGAACAAGCGTAATCTCTGTCCGTCTCTTCAACGCATACAACAAGCCGTAAAGTAGCCCGTAGTATAGGCAAATCCACAGTAATGAAGGTGAAGCCCAGATCAGCACACCTGCCGTAAACCCGTTTACCCACTCTACCGCCGCAAACGTAGCATTATTCAGCAGCTCTGCAAGCTGCACAGTTAAGAGGGCTGCAGTATTCCAGAACCGTCCAATCAGCAGCGCCAGCGTACCAAGCGGCAGCACCAGGAACGTGATGAAAGGCACCAGCAGCAGATTGGCGGCAAAGGACAGCAGCGAAAATTGGTTAAAGTAATAAATAGTCAGCGGGAAAGAGACCAGCTGTGCAATAAAAGTAACCGAAAGCGCACCCGCCATCCAGGAAGGTAAACGTCTGAACAATGGCGCGGCCAGCGGCGTATATACCATGAGACCTGCTGTCACCAGAAAGGACAGCTGAAAGCTGACGCTGAGCAGCAGATACGGGTTCCAGACCAGCATCATCAGTGCGGCAGCAGCCAGAATGTTCATTCCATCCTTAAGGATACCGAGCCTTGCGGCAAGCAGAGCAATCATGCTCATTATCCCGGCGCGAACCACTGACGGTCCGGCACCGGACAGCAGTACGTAGGCTGGTACAAGCAGTAATGTTACCGTGAGTGCTGTTTCTCTCGTGAAGCGGCAGCGGCGCAGAAGAAATAAGATCACCCCGACATAAACCGCAACATGCATTCCCGAGATCGCCAGAATATGAGTCAGCCCCAGCTGTGAGAACTGCTTGAAGGTCTCCGGGTCCAGATCCTCCTGGATACCGATGACAAGTCCCTTCATATAACCGGCATGCGGCTCCTCGAATAAGCGCTCCATCTCTGCGCCGAGGGTGGCGCGCATTCTATCATTCCAGCGCAGAATGCCGGATAGCTGCCACGATGCCGGAGGTTTAGCCGTTACACTCGCAGTTCCGGCCCCTTTCAGCAGCCAGTGAGTCTTTTTCGCGAGCAGATAGGCCTGGTAGTCGAATCCGCCGAAGTTACGCGCTATCTGCGGCTGGGCCAGCTCTCCTTCAATGACTACCCGGTCTCCCCGCTGCCATAGGGCAGCTACAGCGATTTCGCTTTCTTCCTGAAGCTTGATTTGAACGGCAACCAGTTCCCCTTTTGCTTCCTCTTCTGCTCCTGTTGCGTCTGCCCCTACTCCTGTTTCAGCTTCTGCTTCTGCTTCTGCTTCTGCTTCTGCTTCTGCATCTGTTTCAGCCCCTTCAGCTGCTGCGCTTCCTCCTTTTTCTGCATCTGCTGCTGCATCTGCTGCCGCCCCTGCCGCTACCACGACAGCTACTTTTTCTTTTGTAGCTACTTTAGCTCCCGTTTCTACATTCGCCGCTGTTTCGGTCTCCTGACTTCCCTGCCGCTCCAGTCCGATCCGTGACAACTTCAACGTAAAATCAACCCGGTCCCCGTCCCGCTCCACCGGGGAAGCAATAACGCCTGCGGCTGTAACGTTAGCCTCATTCAGTTCGGTTGCCGATCGCCCCAATTGCTCCGGCAGCAGGCTCACGTTACGCGCTTCACTCCACTCCCAATACAGGACTGCCGCAGCAATCGCCAGCCCGAACACAGCAGCCGTTCTCCAGCGTATGCCGCCGCTGACCGCCCAGATTGCAGGCAGCAGCAGTAGGCCTGCGAGGTAGAACAGCAAGCTGCGGCCGGAAAACATACAGCCTGCCGCACTTCCGGCAATCCAGCAGATCGTGAAGCTTAAGAGCGGCCTTCTGTTCATCTGCATCTCTCCTTTAATCATGGATCTACTCTCTTCTTCCGTCAAAATGGAGCTCTTTTCCTGTCCCGCTGCCGCAGCAACGACAAAGAACCCCTGCAAACGCAAACACATGCGTAAGCAGAGGTTCTTCCCCTGAAGATCTGAAGCTATCCATAACACTAACCTGTCCCTATTCTGTGTGGTGATGCAAGTCCTCCGGTATGCTTCCGGTTATTCTGATACCGAGATCATCGTTTCCTTCGGCGGCTCATAGTTCTCCAATTGGCGGAACACAATTCCTTTGGAGGAAAGCATGGCCTCCACCTTCTCCATATCCTTGCGGTACGGACGCAGATAGACAATCTCTACAATCCCGCTGTTGGCCAGCATATTGGCACAGGTCCAGCAAGGTTCATCCGTGACGTAGACGGTACTGCCTTCCCGGTCACTCCGGTCTGTGAACAGCAGCAGATTCTGCTCGGCATGGATCGTGCGGATACAGCGCTGCTTTTTCACCATGGTCTCTACGCCGTCAATAATCTCACGCTCATATTGCTCGGAGACCATACAGCCTGCTTCCGAGCAGTCCGGAACACCCATCGGTGCGCCGTTATAGGCGGTGCCCAGCAGCTTCTTGCCCTGCACCAGCACAGCGCCGACATGGCGGCGGGGACATCGCGAACGGGTGGAGACCATGCAGGCAATATCCATGAAGTATGTATCCCAGTTCTTGCGGTAAGCCACAGTCATCAGCAATCTCCACTTCCTCTTAAATAGTTGTTCATTATTGTAACATAATGCAGCAATCTTTCACTATACAGCTTGTCCTAAAACTACCCTGTCCAGCTGTTCTCGTTACAGCCTCATGCTGCGTAAACGGCAATTGCTGATACAAACGTCGATTCTGGCGTTAAGCTCAGTTCTCCGGCAGCCTCAAGCTAGGCCTGTTACTAGTCCTTTTCGGTTTCTGGCCTTAACTGTATTCTGTACAACTAAAAAGACCGAAATTCTGATAAAAAGCAGTTTAATTGCACTTCGTACACTTATATCTCGATCTGCTGAGCTAAAATCGCCACAACGTATTTTAATGGGTCGAAGTGCAACTAAATTTAAGAAATTAGTAGTTTTACTGTTTTTAGTTGTACCCAATATACTTATCTGACTGGCGGAGCATACGGTTGGGCAGGGCAGGGTAGACTCGGCTCAATCAGACAACCTTGTGTAACAAAACAACCCCCCCGGCAATTCCCTGTCAATTGTAGTGTATACAAGCTTCAGTATGAATGCTGCCGCCCGCTCGAATCATCCAGCGTGTCCCTGGACTCAAAATGCCACCAGCGGCTTCAGCTGCTCCAGCAGCTTCGGCCCGATTCCCTTGACCTTGCCCAGATCGGTCAGGCTGCGGAACGCTCCCTTGCTGCTGCGGTACTCGATAATCGCCTGCGCCTTCTTCTCTCCGATACCCGGCAAGTCCATCAGGGCTACGGTATCGGCAATGTTCACGTTGACCCTGCCGTCAGCAGCCACTGCTGCACCTGCGGCACCTGCTGGTCCCGCGCCCCCTATTGCACCAACAGTCCCTCCATTAGCGGTTCCATTCTCAGCTACTCCTGCGATCCCGCCACCAACCGCCGTTCCGTCCTTACCATCCGCATTTCCGTCATTCCTACCTGCCACTGCCCCGGATGTCCCCGCCGGAGCAGTAATCCCGGCGCCATTAACCACTCCGGCGTTATCACTTGCAGCACCGGCCTTATCACTTACAGCACCAGCCTTACCAACAGCCGCTCCATTCACATTGCCGCCTTCCCCCTTTGCCTTCACCCCGGCTTCCCCAGTCATAGCACCAGCTTCACCACTCTCCCCTGCTGTTCCCGCCCCGCCATCCGCCACCCCCAGCGCCTGTGCCATCCCGGCGTTCAGGGTCTCCCACCCGGCGATGCCGTCCTCCGCCCTGTGGTCTGCAGCCCAGACTAGAGCGCCGCCCAGCAGGGCAGCGGCAATAGCGCAGCCGATCATTCTTTTGCCCATGAAGCTGTCCTCCTTCAGTAAACTGGAATTTTATTCAAAAACAAGCTTAAAACCTGTCATTTGTCCAAGACTGCCGTGCATACATTGAACGAAGAGTATTCCTGTAAGCCCAGAACCCAGCAACATTAGAAAGGAGGCAACCACAGGATGAAAGTGGGATTTATCGGAACAGGCAGCATGGGCGGTCTGCTCATCGACGCCTTTCTTCGTTCGGGAGCCCTTGATCCGTGTGATGTGCTGGCCAGCAACCGCAGCCCGGGCAAGCTGAGGGAGCTGAAGAAGCTTCATCCCGGAATCACTGTATGCTCGGGCAACATCGAAGCCGCGTCCGAGAGCGATATCGTGTTTCTGTGTGTCAAACCTTTGCAGTTCAAAATGTTAAGCGATGAGATTGCCCCTTACCTGCGCAGCGAGCAGATTGTCGTATCCATTACTAGTCCAGTTCAGCTGTACCATCTTGAATCCGTACTGCCCTCCAAAATTGCCAAGATTATTCCCAGCATCACCCATTCCGTCAAAAGCGGGACTTCTCTGTGCATTTTCGGAAGCAGATTAAATAAAAAAGACAGGCTGGTCCTGCTCCGGCTATTCTCATGTATTGGTGTTCCTGCGGAAATCCCGGAGAACCATACGAGGATTGCCTCTGATTTCTCCAGCTGCGGCCCGGCGTTCATCAGCTATTTCCTGGAACGGTGGATCGAAGCGGCTGTAGAAGCAACCGGCATTGATGAGGCCCTGGTCAGCCGTCTG
This window contains:
- a CDS encoding deoxycytidylate deaminase — translated: MTVAYRKNWDTYFMDIACMVSTRSRCPRRHVGAVLVQGKKLLGTAYNGAPMGVPDCSEAGCMVSEQYEREIIDGVETMVKKQRCIRTIHAEQNLLLFTDRSDREGSTVYVTDEPCWTCANMLANSGIVEIVYLRPYRKDMEKVEAMLSSKGIVFRQLENYEPPKETMISVSE
- a CDS encoding ComEC/Rec2 family competence protein translates to MNRRPLLSFTICWIAGSAAGCMFSGRSLLFYLAGLLLLPAIWAVSGGIRWRTAAVFGLAIAAAVLYWEWSEARNVSLLPEQLGRSATELNEANVTAAGVIASPVERDGDRVDFTLKLSRIGLERQGSQETETAANVETGAKVATKEKVAVVVAAGAAADAAADAEKGGSAAAEGAETDAEAEAEAEAEAEAETGVGADATGAEEEAKGELVAVQIKLQEESEIAVAALWQRGDRVVIEGELAQPQIARNFGGFDYQAYLLAKKTHWLLKGAGTASVTAKPPASWQLSGILRWNDRMRATLGAEMERLFEEPHAGYMKGLVIGIQEDLDPETFKQFSQLGLTHILAISGMHVAVYVGVILFLLRRCRFTRETALTVTLLLVPAYVLLSGAGPSVVRAGIMSMIALLAARLGILKDGMNILAAAALMMLVWNPYLLLSVSFQLSFLVTAGLMVYTPLAAPLFRRLPSWMAGALSVTFIAQLVSFPLTIYYFNQFSLLSFAANLLLVPFITFLVLPLGTLALLIGRFWNTAALLTVQLAELLNNATFAAVEWVNGFTAGVLIWASPSLLWICLYYGLLYGLLYALKRRTEITLVPQYMEDETRPLAELELPGNSRGKAGNTSSNKAVPAAAANSRRAALALQAFPHSDVTRWSSLAAVLCAASLALLLYRGYNAEDLNRTGAISYLDVGQGDSILITTPGGAHILVDGGGTVSFGKKEAWRIRRSPFEVGAKTLLPLLKQRGIHRLDAVILTHGDQDHAGGLQAVLEGMPVSALLFNGSLADTEPYTKLMTTALAAGVRLYPVQQGMVLTPDEAAQLHFLWPEPPADGQTLLNEVEDQNHESVVFRLEMNGRSFLFTGDMDQAAEEAILQSAQQAGIQSGKPTDILKVAHHGSKTATSADWLSFWNPAAAVISAGVNNLYGHPNGDVLARLEDANTEVYRTDQQGEIQLRVGKEAIIMRHKLNMKDTE
- the comER gene encoding late competence protein ComER; protein product: MKVGFIGTGSMGGLLIDAFLRSGALDPCDVLASNRSPGKLRELKKLHPGITVCSGNIEAASESDIVFLCVKPLQFKMLSDEIAPYLRSEQIVVSITSPVQLYHLESVLPSKIAKIIPSITHSVKSGTSLCIFGSRLNKKDRLVLLRLFSCIGVPAEIPENHTRIASDFSSCGPAFISYFLERWIEAAVEATGIDEALVSRLAGEMLLGTGKLLTEGSFTPQGLQERVAVRGGITAEALNHLRTSLEGVFERLITTTHDKYDEDVEKLDELFGRSSIVQSPLDR
- a CDS encoding helix-hairpin-helix domain-containing protein, whose translation is MGKRMIGCAIAAALLGGALVWAADHRAEDGIAGWETLNAGMAQALGVADGGAGTAGESGEAGAMTGEAGVKAKGEGGNVNGAAVGKAGAVSDKAGAASDNAGVVNGAGITAPAGTSGAVAGRNDGNADGKDGTAVGGGIAGVAENGTANGGTVGAIGGAGPAGAAGAAVAADGRVNVNIADTVALMDLPGIGEKKAQAIIEYRSSKGAFRSLTDLGKVKGIGPKLLEQLKPLVAF